From the Streptomyces sp. NBC_00376 genome, one window contains:
- a CDS encoding caspase family protein, whose translation MARHRALLIGASDYEMRGVPPLPFIPADLARLGSALEDRGFDDVQVLAGREGGKQVSANYVNARVAGFLRRARPGDTLLILLSGHGVHVKGRDYLVPEDIDEDTHPFESGCVAIDWRGHLDETPAEHVVFLIDACREGIDQDSMGVASVKQWSRQKISAALRRKVAYMYACSPGQYALFVRPHESPINPVTGVRPGDSFSIFSRSVSDVIAANPGAAALPLGRFQDAVQDRMTELHRRYRKSGQPQSLRVVTDIPSDGFLFLPSPSGRSGRVREPSAVIREPSTAGRDADTTAYASAGMGVEAGTPRPAHPQHGVRLGRRVCSALTLLGLLGVAAWAAATYNGDGKGGDAKSNKPGSETSLTPSSSGARPSSTNSKKDKNSSGSGEPSASNSALPNCTPSAAELTVRSLLNAYGPDDTPTLLLTAKNISGSDCKVDLGPTKTVLTLTSANSADVYWSSADCPRDAGSQLFLAPAHGDVTYTVEWNRRPSAPQCATPPEGYAGFGTFLAEATAPGFGKARTSFVLSKH comes from the coding sequence ATGGCACGTCACAGAGCCCTACTCATAGGGGCCAGCGACTACGAGATGCGCGGTGTGCCGCCCCTCCCCTTCATCCCAGCCGACCTCGCCCGGCTCGGATCGGCGCTCGAAGACCGTGGTTTCGACGACGTGCAGGTCCTGGCCGGGCGCGAAGGCGGCAAGCAGGTTTCGGCGAACTACGTGAACGCCCGGGTGGCCGGCTTCCTCAGGCGCGCCCGCCCGGGCGACACCTTGCTCATCCTGCTGAGTGGGCACGGCGTGCATGTCAAGGGTCGCGACTACCTCGTACCTGAGGACATCGACGAGGACACGCATCCCTTCGAGTCGGGGTGCGTGGCGATCGACTGGCGTGGGCACCTCGACGAGACGCCTGCCGAGCACGTGGTCTTCCTGATCGACGCCTGCCGGGAGGGCATCGATCAGGACTCGATGGGCGTCGCGAGTGTCAAGCAGTGGAGCCGACAGAAGATCAGCGCCGCGCTGCGCCGCAAGGTGGCGTACATGTACGCCTGCTCGCCGGGACAGTACGCGCTGTTCGTGCGCCCGCACGAATCCCCCATCAACCCTGTCACCGGGGTCCGGCCCGGCGATTCGTTCAGCATCTTCTCCCGGTCGGTATCCGACGTCATCGCCGCGAATCCCGGTGCCGCCGCGCTACCCCTCGGTCGGTTCCAGGACGCCGTCCAGGACCGGATGACCGAGTTGCACCGCAGGTACCGCAAGAGCGGGCAGCCGCAGTCCCTGCGGGTCGTGACCGACATCCCGTCCGACGGTTTTCTCTTCCTGCCGTCGCCGAGCGGGCGGTCGGGGCGTGTCCGTGAGCCCTCCGCCGTGATCCGTGAGCCCTCCACAGCGGGAAGGGACGCCGATACGACGGCGTATGCGAGCGCCGGGATGGGTGTCGAGGCTGGCACTCCCCGACCGGCGCATCCGCAGCACGGTGTTCGGCTGGGCCGACGGGTGTGCTCCGCGCTAACCCTGCTCGGCCTGCTCGGCGTCGCGGCCTGGGCCGCGGCCACCTACAACGGCGATGGCAAGGGCGGTGACGCGAAGTCGAACAAGCCCGGATCGGAGACCTCGCTCACGCCCAGCTCCTCCGGGGCGCGGCCTTCCAGCACGAACAGCAAGAAGGACAAGAACAGTTCAGGATCAGGGGAGCCCAGCGCGTCCAACTCCGCGCTGCCCAACTGCACTCCGAGCGCTGCCGAGTTGACCGTGCGCAGCCTTCTCAACGCATACGGACCCGATGACACCCCCACCCTGCTGCTGACCGCGAAGAACATCAGCGGCAGCGATTGCAAGGTCGATCTCGGGCCTACGAAGACGGTACTGACTCTCACGTCGGCCAACAGCGCCGACGTCTATTGGTCCTCTGCCGACTGCCCCAGAGATGCTGGCAGTCAGCTCTTCCTAGCGCCCGCCCACGGCGACGTCACGTACACCGTGGAGTGGAACCGCAGGCCAAGTGCTCCGCAGTGTGCAACGCCTCCGGAAGGGTACGCAGGCTTCGGCACCTTTCTAGCGGAGGCGACAGCACCAGGCTTTGGCAAGGCGCGGACATCATTCGTGCTGTCCAAGCATTGA
- a CDS encoding IS256 family transposase gives MLVDRARNEGLQLTGEGGLLQQLTKRVVESALEGEITDHVGYEKHDPAGKNSGDSRNGTRAKTVLTDVGPVEVRVPRDTAGSFEPQIVKRRQRRLSGVDERVLSLSAKGLTHGEISAHLAEVHGAEVSKQTISTITDKVMEGMTEWQNRPLDRVHPVLFVDAINVEIRDGQVANRPVYVVMAVTVEGTRDILGIWAGDGGEGAECWLHVFTGLKNRGLDDVLMLLCDGLKGLPEAVEAVWPRTIVQTCVVHLLRNSFRHAARQDRDKVAKALEPVCTAPNEDAAAERFGEFQEAWGRKYPAIIKLWENAWAEFVPFLSFDVEIRKATCSTNAIESVNARIRKAVRARGHFPNEAAALKCVYMALMSLDPTGKGRKRWAMRWEAPLNAFQITFEGRLTPANN, from the coding sequence ATGCTGGTCGACCGAGCCCGCAACGAGGGCCTGCAGCTGACCGGTGAGGGTGGGCTGCTGCAGCAGCTGACCAAGCGGGTGGTGGAGTCGGCCCTGGAGGGCGAGATCACCGACCATGTTGGCTACGAAAAGCACGATCCGGCCGGGAAGAACAGCGGCGACAGCCGCAACGGAACTCGTGCGAAAACCGTGCTGACCGACGTCGGCCCGGTCGAGGTCAGGGTGCCCCGGGACACCGCCGGCAGCTTCGAGCCGCAGATCGTCAAGAGGCGGCAGCGCCGCCTGTCCGGCGTGGACGAAAGGGTGCTCTCCCTGTCCGCGAAGGGCCTCACCCACGGGGAGATCTCCGCGCACCTGGCCGAGGTCCACGGGGCGGAGGTGTCCAAGCAGACCATCTCCACGATCACCGACAAGGTGATGGAGGGGATGACCGAATGGCAGAACCGGCCACTCGACCGTGTCCATCCGGTTCTGTTCGTGGACGCCATCAACGTCGAGATCAGGGATGGGCAGGTCGCGAACCGGCCGGTCTACGTCGTGATGGCGGTGACCGTCGAAGGCACCCGGGACATCCTGGGGATCTGGGCCGGCGACGGTGGTGAGGGCGCCGAGTGCTGGCTGCACGTGTTCACCGGGCTGAAGAACCGCGGCCTGGACGATGTGCTCATGCTCCTCTGCGATGGCCTCAAGGGCCTGCCCGAGGCGGTGGAGGCCGTTTGGCCTCGAACGATTGTCCAGACCTGCGTGGTTCACCTCCTGCGCAACAGCTTCCGTCACGCGGCCCGCCAGGACCGGGACAAGGTCGCCAAGGCCCTCGAGCCCGTCTGCACCGCACCCAACGAAGACGCGGCGGCAGAGCGGTTCGGGGAGTTCCAGGAAGCCTGGGGCCGGAAGTATCCGGCGATCATCAAGCTGTGGGAGAACGCCTGGGCCGAGTTCGTGCCCTTCCTCTCCTTTGACGTCGAGATCCGAAAGGCCACCTGCTCGACGAACGCGATCGAGTCCGTGAACGCCCGCATACGCAAGGCCGTACGGGCCCGCGGACACTTCCCCAACGAGGCCGCCGCCCTCAAGTGCGTCTACATGGCGCT
- a CDS encoding Pepco domain-containing protein — MSSAADASEVTTLPFWVSYDDQGDQDGPLDDGGDSMGLFGGGDGEVRLRSVPLGPLRKNLAEAVDALQQVFTEAAARGGPLPLREAHLSFQVTASGGVQFVGSAQMQRSHGITLVFKK, encoded by the coding sequence GTGAGTTCAGCTGCCGATGCGTCCGAAGTAACGACCTTGCCCTTCTGGGTTTCGTACGACGATCAAGGCGATCAAGACGGTCCACTCGACGACGGCGGCGACTCCATGGGCCTGTTCGGCGGTGGGGACGGTGAGGTGCGGCTGAGGAGCGTACCTCTGGGGCCCTTGCGCAAGAACCTCGCCGAGGCCGTGGACGCGTTGCAGCAGGTATTCACCGAGGCCGCCGCCCGAGGCGGACCGCTGCCGTTGCGGGAGGCACACCTGTCCTTCCAGGTAACGGCGAGCGGCGGTGTGCAGTTCGTCGGTTCTGCGCAGATGCAGCGCAGTCACGGCATCACACTGGTCTTCAAGAAGTGA
- a CDS encoding WD40 repeat domain-containing serine/threonine protein kinase — MTTPLTPEDPDRLGNYWIAARLGSGGQGVVYEAYDRDGTRVAIKALRRDAESLVRERFAKEVEAARKVAPFCTARILDASVTAANDAGPENTVPYIVSEYISGPTLAAQVHGHRPLDPDAVLRLAIGAATALAAIHNAGIIHRDLKPGNILLGPDGPRIIDFGIARAPDMSLTATGALMGTLGYMAPEVLSGRRATTASDIFAWGAVVLFAASGDEPFRGTHIGEVAHRTASVNPELSTIPARVRPLIAAALAKDPELRPDAQALLTALVGGPSEAADPRRALLRAGARRATAPEDAHPPTETVAPLGERAEAAFTSLPPASQLAAHELLLRLVHPGEAVDGTQDAVRTASHDELYAGRPDSERQAIDAAVTTLAEAGILEFTSDDGSVRPVSSALVPAWRRLRDAVDADRPRLLVHRDLGRAALQWQAHGERPEDLPHGTALRTFMDWLAVAPFQSRPSPLEIRFLGAAREASARAGRRRRHLLLSVAVLMVFALLAGTIAWFQSRESARRGAEVELRRDQATSRSVAQAADNLRGSSPDTALLLSLAAWRIARTPEARSSLSVAATQQETGVLDAPSPSSSADNGEALLERGRTFMTYTEDKTMFWDLTKGQEGVAMPRLTVAGAMVNPPTPPLVSTDSGLLLKEGASGTYQLVSTRDGNPFGKPIPRQPGFRPDQLSNQGHVLFSQENPPTGAPVTHRFFSPATGTVSWTTEKGSWVQLSPDGTHFASCSQKDPGSAGEPLTVWAIRPGDTEPRFVFSSTTPASRFDDERVTCGGESTFSADGSLLGLRDGESFFVWSTADGRPRADTPIQTLGETNAGVYLSADGNYALASSREHPIAVWSLDGSAVPLFRLTDRSGTNDGNDNGIPGMGLDEKSKTLTYLTSGSEQVHRLDLTAALSGGGQGPAAEGAALSADGRTGVYHQGVDAPVQHFFDVRTGKETGTPLPQRAGPGEASGTRVSALSPDGRIVAFTDFRPSDSSLNLSVSVWDLLAHKELLRAPVPEQRNVFDITISRDNRYLAFENDYAGVPSGEGGAIDVWDIRARKRVHRYPQGQRGFGQFSQDSRRLVTMEGDVLDLATRTSRRAGFGNEDVIGLAYSPDGALLAVVRATGWVDLWDSEARHRLARMPSSTVRGGTRTGAYLSDAVFSSDGGLLAATVGRDAVQLWDVNARLSLGQPLDLGGREIDAMAFDGSVLRALSGSRAQSVDLAPDALATTVCKKAGRDITRQEWRTYVPDLPYRSLC, encoded by the coding sequence CCGTCACTGCGGCGAATGATGCGGGCCCCGAGAACACCGTGCCGTACATCGTCAGCGAGTACATATCCGGGCCAACCCTCGCCGCCCAAGTCCACGGGCACAGGCCGCTCGACCCCGATGCCGTACTGCGCCTGGCGATCGGCGCGGCAACGGCTCTCGCCGCGATCCACAACGCCGGCATCATTCACCGCGACCTGAAGCCCGGCAACATCCTCCTGGGTCCCGACGGGCCGCGCATCATCGACTTCGGCATCGCCCGTGCCCCCGACATGTCCCTCACGGCCACCGGCGCACTTATGGGCACCCTCGGCTACATGGCGCCCGAGGTCCTGTCCGGCCGGCGTGCAACCACCGCATCCGACATATTCGCGTGGGGCGCGGTCGTGCTGTTCGCGGCGAGCGGCGACGAACCGTTCCGTGGCACCCACATCGGTGAGGTCGCCCACCGCACCGCGTCTGTCAACCCCGAACTCAGCACGATTCCCGCCCGGGTCCGCCCACTGATCGCTGCGGCCCTCGCCAAGGACCCCGAATTACGGCCTGACGCACAGGCGTTGCTCACTGCCCTGGTCGGCGGGCCGAGCGAGGCCGCCGATCCGCGCCGCGCCCTGCTCCGAGCGGGCGCCCGCCGCGCCACCGCGCCCGAGGACGCGCACCCGCCGACCGAGACCGTCGCCCCGCTGGGCGAGCGCGCGGAGGCCGCGTTCACCTCGCTCCCACCAGCATCCCAACTCGCCGCGCACGAACTGTTATTGCGCCTCGTCCACCCTGGTGAAGCGGTCGACGGCACTCAGGACGCCGTGCGCACCGCGAGCCATGACGAGCTGTACGCCGGGCGCCCGGACAGTGAGCGGCAAGCCATCGACGCTGCCGTCACGACACTGGCCGAGGCCGGGATCCTGGAGTTCACGTCGGACGACGGTTCCGTACGACCCGTCAGCTCCGCGCTCGTCCCCGCCTGGCGCAGGCTGCGCGACGCCGTCGACGCCGACCGGCCTCGCCTCCTGGTCCACCGCGACCTGGGCCGCGCCGCCCTCCAGTGGCAAGCACATGGTGAACGGCCCGAAGACCTGCCACATGGCACTGCCCTGCGCACCTTCATGGACTGGCTGGCCGTGGCACCCTTCCAGTCACGGCCTAGTCCCCTGGAGATCCGCTTTCTGGGCGCGGCCCGGGAAGCGTCTGCCCGCGCCGGCCGCCGCAGACGTCACCTGCTTCTCTCTGTCGCTGTGCTGATGGTCTTCGCACTGCTGGCCGGAACGATCGCCTGGTTCCAGAGCAGGGAGAGCGCACGGCGTGGCGCCGAGGTGGAACTCCGTCGCGACCAGGCCACTTCCCGCTCCGTGGCACAGGCGGCCGACAATCTTCGCGGCAGCAGTCCGGACACCGCGCTGCTGCTGAGTCTCGCCGCGTGGCGTATCGCGCGGACACCGGAAGCGCGGTCGTCGCTGAGCGTCGCGGCGACGCAGCAGGAGACGGGCGTGCTCGACGCCCCCTCGCCCAGCTCGTCCGCGGACAACGGTGAGGCGCTCCTCGAACGCGGGCGCACGTTCATGACCTATACCGAGGACAAGACCATGTTCTGGGATCTGACCAAAGGCCAGGAGGGGGTCGCGATGCCTCGGCTCACCGTGGCCGGCGCCATGGTGAATCCACCCACTCCGCCTCTGGTCAGCACGGACAGCGGGCTGCTGCTGAAAGAGGGCGCGTCCGGCACCTACCAGCTCGTGTCCACCCGCGACGGCAATCCGTTCGGCAAGCCGATCCCCCGTCAGCCCGGCTTCCGCCCGGACCAGCTGTCGAACCAGGGACACGTTCTGTTCAGCCAGGAGAACCCGCCGACCGGCGCGCCGGTCACCCATCGGTTCTTCTCGCCCGCCACCGGGACCGTCTCCTGGACGACAGAGAAGGGAAGCTGGGTCCAACTCTCTCCGGACGGGACGCACTTCGCGTCCTGTTCACAGAAAGATCCGGGCAGCGCCGGCGAGCCCCTGACCGTGTGGGCGATCCGCCCGGGAGACACCGAGCCCCGGTTCGTGTTCTCCAGCACCACCCCTGCAAGCCGCTTCGACGACGAACGCGTCACCTGCGGCGGAGAGTCCACCTTCAGCGCGGACGGTAGCCTGCTGGGTCTACGGGACGGAGAGAGCTTCTTCGTCTGGTCCACCGCCGACGGCCGTCCGCGAGCCGACACCCCGATCCAGACACTCGGCGAGACGAATGCCGGCGTGTATCTGAGCGCCGATGGCAACTACGCTCTGGCTTCCTCACGGGAGCACCCCATCGCCGTCTGGTCACTCGACGGCTCCGCCGTCCCGCTCTTCCGCCTGACCGACCGCTCCGGGACCAATGACGGCAATGACAACGGCATACCGGGCATGGGCTTGGACGAGAAGTCCAAGACACTGACCTACCTGACCAGCGGATCCGAGCAGGTCCATCGCCTCGACCTGACAGCCGCCTTGTCCGGCGGCGGGCAGGGTCCGGCCGCCGAGGGCGCGGCGCTCTCCGCGGACGGCCGGACCGGTGTCTACCACCAGGGCGTCGACGCTCCGGTCCAGCACTTCTTCGACGTACGCACGGGCAAGGAGACCGGTACGCCGCTTCCGCAGCGGGCCGGGCCCGGCGAGGCCTCGGGGACCCGGGTCAGTGCACTGTCGCCGGACGGCCGCATCGTCGCCTTCACCGACTTCCGGCCGTCCGACAGCAGCCTCAACCTGTCCGTGAGCGTGTGGGACCTGCTCGCTCACAAGGAACTGCTGCGCGCGCCCGTCCCTGAGCAACGCAACGTCTTCGACATCACGATCTCCCGCGATAACCGCTATCTCGCCTTCGAGAACGACTATGCGGGTGTCCCCTCGGGCGAGGGCGGCGCCATCGACGTATGGGATATACGGGCCCGGAAGCGAGTGCACCGCTACCCGCAAGGGCAGAGAGGCTTCGGCCAGTTCAGTCAGGACAGCCGCCGCCTGGTCACCATGGAGGGCGATGTGCTCGACCTGGCGACCAGGACCAGCCGCCGCGCCGGTTTCGGCAACGAGGACGTCATCGGGTTGGCCTATTCACCCGACGGCGCGCTCCTCGCTGTGGTGCGCGCCACCGGCTGGGTCGACCTGTGGGACAGCGAGGCCCGCCACCGCCTGGCCCGCATGCCCAGCAGCACCGTGCGTGGCGGCACACGCACCGGCGCTTATCTGTCGGACGCCGTCTTTTCCTCCGACGGCGGTCTGCTGGCCGCCACCGTTGGCAGGGACGCCGTACAGCTGTGGGATGTCAACGCCCGTCTTTCCCTGGGCCAGCCGCTCGACCTGGGCGGTCGGGAGATCGACGCCATGGCCTTCGACGGCAGTGTGCTGCGCGCCCTCAGCGGCAGCCGCGCCCAGTCCGTCGACCTCGCCCCCGACGCGTTGGCCACCACCGTCTGCAAGAAAGCCGGCCGTGACATCACCCGTCAGGAGTGGCGCACGTATGTCCCGGACCTGCCTTACCGCAGTCTGTGTTGA
- a CDS encoding NPP1 family protein yields MNTSSRIRRVSLTLGSALALVIAFPGGAFAAPPSALPAAAEVLEQTFQPALDYDTDGCYPTAAIGSDGTIAPGLNPSGALNGQCRDAGDLDNTNGYARYTCNNGWCAIIYGLYFEKDQAVAGSGLGGHRHDWEHIVVWVQNNQAQYVSTSAHGNFNIYGRDQIRWDGTHPKIVYHKDGLSTHCFRPANTNDEPPENHEHSWQYPSLVGWNGYPAGLRDKLSQADFGKAVFGLKDGNFSAHLAKAKPAGISFDPNA; encoded by the coding sequence TTGAACACGAGTTCGCGCATTCGAAGAGTGTCGCTGACCCTGGGCAGCGCACTCGCGCTCGTCATCGCTTTCCCGGGCGGCGCCTTCGCTGCTCCGCCCTCGGCCCTGCCCGCTGCCGCGGAAGTGCTGGAGCAGACGTTCCAGCCGGCTCTCGACTACGACACGGACGGCTGCTACCCCACTGCCGCCATCGGATCCGACGGGACGATTGCCCCCGGCCTCAACCCGAGCGGTGCGCTCAACGGACAGTGTCGTGACGCAGGGGACCTGGACAACACCAATGGGTACGCCCGCTACACGTGCAACAACGGTTGGTGCGCGATCATCTACGGCCTCTATTTCGAGAAGGACCAGGCCGTGGCGGGCAGCGGGCTGGGCGGGCACCGTCATGACTGGGAACACATCGTCGTCTGGGTGCAGAACAACCAGGCCCAGTACGTCTCCACTTCCGCTCACGGAAACTTCAACATCTACGGCCGCGACCAGATCCGGTGGGACGGTACACACCCCAAGATCGTCTACCACAAGGACGGCCTGAGCACGCACTGCTTCCGTCCCGCTAACACCAACGACGAGCCGCCGGAGAATCACGAACACAGCTGGCAGTACCCCAGCCTCGTCGGCTGGAACGGCTACCCGGCGGGCCTCCGCGACAAGCTGAGCCAGGCCGATTTCGGGAAAGCAGTCTTCGGTCTCAAGGACGGCAACTTCAGCGCCCACCTGGCGAAGGCGAAGCCGGCCGGCATCTCGTTCGACCCCAACGCCTGA